A window of Chaetodon auriga isolate fChaAug3 chromosome 2, fChaAug3.hap1, whole genome shotgun sequence contains these coding sequences:
- the LOC143337797 gene encoding sodium-dependent neutral amino acid transporter SLC6A17-like — MPKNSKVTQREQSHEHVTESVADLLAHEEPLDYKSSSLNVGGAAGKKVPQIEVPENDGRPAWNNKLEYILAQVGFSVGLGNVWRFPYLCQKNGGGAYLVPYFILLFLIGIPLFFLELAVGQKIRRGSIGVWNYVCPSLGGIGMSSLMVCGFVGLYYNVIIGWSIFYFFQSFQYPLPWSDCPIRKNGTLAIVEPECEKSSATTYFWYRQTLNTTSTIAESGGLNVKMTLSLLVAWIIVCLAVIRGIASSGKVMYFSSLFPYVVLFCFLVRGLMLKGSVDGIAHMFTPKLEKMLEPQVWREAATQVFFALGLGFGGVIAFSSYNKIDNNCHFDAVLVSVINFFTSILATLVVFAVLGFKANIMNEKCVVENAEKILGYLNSNVLSHDLIPPHVNFSHLSTSDYAEMYGVIKTVKEGSFAQLGLEPCLLEDELNKAVQGTGLAFIAFTEAMTHFPASPFWSVMFFFMLINLGLGSMIGTMTGITTPVLDAYKVQKELFTVCCCIVAFLCGLLFVQRSGNYFVTMFDDYSAGLPLTVVVILENLSVAWIYGTKRFMQDLEDMLGFRPCKIYFYLWKYVSPLCLIVLIAATVIEMAISPPGYNAWVEELAQERFQSYPPWALAMCFALIAVAMLPLPIVYIARRFNLMSDGSNKLSVSYRKTMMKDMSNLEEQDEARFILGAKPGEVPSSVPSRKAYLTPAGNKSLDPNSLSPNSCYGTSYQNAAISPTTPTTPTTPATPESDS; from the exons ATGCCTAAGAACAGCAAGGTAACGCAGCGTGAGCAGAGCCATGAGCACGTCACAGAGTCGGTGGCTGACCTGCTCGCACACGAGGAGCCGCTCGACTACAAGAGCAGCTCCCTGAATGTCGGAGGGGCGGCCGGGAAGAAAGTCCCACAGATAGAGGTGCCCGAAAACGATGGGCGCCCCGCCTGGAACAACAAACTGGAGTACATCCTGGCCCAGGTGGGCTTCTCTGTGGGCCTGGGGAACGTGTGGCGCTTCCCTTACTTGTGCCAGAAGAATGGAGGAG GCGCCTACCTGGTTCCCtacttcatcctcctcttcctcatcggCATCCCACTCTTCTTCCTGGAGCTGGCTGTGGGTCAGAAAATCCGACGTGGGAGCATCGGGGTCTGGAACTACGTCTGTCCCAGTCTGGGTGGCATAGGGATGTCCAGTCTGATG gtGTGTGGTTTCGTGGGTCTCTACTACAACGTGATCATCGGCTGGAGCATCTTCTATTTCTTCCAGTCCTTCCAGTATCCTCTTCCATGGAGTGACTGTCCGATCAGAAAGAATGGGACACTCGCCA TTGTGGAGCCGGAGTGTGAAAAAAGCTCGGCTACGACCTATTTCTGGTACCGTCAGACCCTGAACACCACCAGCACCATCGCAGAGAGTGGCGGCCTCAACGTCAAAAtgactctgtctctgctggtggCCTGGATCATCGTCTGCCTCGCGGTCATCAGAGGAATCGCCTCCTCTGGGAAG GTGATGTACTTCAGCTCTCTGTTCCCCTACGTGGTGCTGTTCTGTTTCCTGGTCAGGGGTTTAATGCTGAAGGGATCAGTGGACGGTATCGCTCACATGTTCACTCCCAAG TTGGAGAAGATGCTGGAGCCCCAGGTGTGGAGGGAGGCAGCCACCCAGGTGTTCTTCGCCCTCGGTCTGGGGTTCGGAGGAGTCATAGCCTTCTCCAGTTACAATAAGATCGATAATAACTGTCACTTTGACGCCGTGCTCGTCTCTGTAATCAACTTCTTCACCTCTATTCTGGCCACACTTGTGGTGTTCGCTGTGCTGGGCTTCAAGGCCAACATCATGAACGAAAAGTGTGTCGTGGA GAATGCAGAGAAGATCCTGGGATACCTCAACTCTAACGTCCTGAGTCATGATCTGATCCCTCCACATGTAAACTTCTCCCATCTCAGCACATCAGATTACGCTGAGATGTACGGGGTCATAAAGACGGTGAAAGAGGGCAGCTTCGCCCAGCTGGGTCTGGAGCCTTGTCTCCTGGAGGACGAGCTCAACAAG gctgtCCAGGGCACAGGCTTGGCCTTCATCGCCTTCACAGAGGCCATGACCCATTTCCCTGCATCTCCGTTCTGGTCGGTCATGTTCTTCTTCATGCTCATCAACCTCGGTCTGGGCAGCATGATCGGCACCATGACCGGCATTACCACGCCTGTCCTCGATGCTTACAAGGTCCAGAAGGAGCTTTTCACTG tgtgttgctgCATAGTGGCCTTCCTCTGTGGCCTGTTGTTTGTTCAGCGCTCAGGGAATTACTTTGTCACCATGTTTGATGATTACTCTGCTGGACTGCCTCTCACTGTAGTGGTCATCCTGGAAAATCTGTCTGTCGCTTGGATTTACGGCACAAAAAG GTTCATGCAGGACCTGGAGGACATGTTGGGTTTCAGACCATGTAAGATCTATTTCTACCTGTGGAAGTACGtctcccctctgtgtctcattgtgcTCATCGCAGCCACTGTCATTGAGATGGCCATCAGCCCGCCAGGATACAATGCCTGGGTCGAAGagctg GCTCAGGAGCGCTTCCAGAGCTACCCTCCCTGGGCACTGGCCATGTGCTTTGCTCTCATCGCAGTAGCCATGCTTCCTCTTCCCATTGTCTACATTGCCCGGCGCTTCAACCTGATGTCAGATGGCTCCAACAAGCTGTCTGTCTCCTACCGTAAAACCATGATGAAGGACATGTCCAACCTGGAGGAGCAGGACGAGGCAAGATTCATCCTCGGTGCCAAGCCCGGCGAGGTGCCATCATCAGTGCCGTCACGCAAAGCCTACCTGACTCCAGCAGGGAACAAATCTCTGGACCCCAACTCTCTGTCTCCAAACAGCTGCTACGGTACGAGCTACCAGAATGCTGCCATCAGCCCCACCACACCGACTACACCGACCACGCCTGCCACACCAGAGTCTGACTCTTGA